One window of the Lepeophtheirus salmonis chromosome 7, UVic_Lsal_1.4, whole genome shotgun sequence genome contains the following:
- the LOC121122025 gene encoding uncharacterized protein produces MASFLPHSNVLKQSENLNQNILEIILTKHSGDCIQVKDLKIYNKQAGLCNENFQSDIVKITAKLSNDQDLHLISKETMNGVPIWIRLLAAIHRPFYKEAHWYSVSLPLLSANWPFIAELAPQSYYVYINSDLSLKRSWFCRNKDIRPTMIQLKSEKGIILLENVTEKKGDERFKKIDVTSSIDIEIAKSALRSMGHFHGIWWQFLNRKNTKVTYKPNLTPSDFEHNFKTNDSSAGFKKMFKPLMKMYQKVLINHLPGPEGVSLGKRTMSYFTGGKILEVFQRLLTMTVKEQSMYKTMMHGDFWRNNLLYRPSDNHVLMIDYQGLTIAHPARDFWYFVYSCSDRDWRQKHLEDCKKEYFTIFSSYLNEYMDVNYEAFSEELEETRGFALIYPMIVEILSNYPEEINRNSFFMIGKDYKKMFKAIVTKETESDHPGVKRIRRRLIDTAQDLADLSII; encoded by the exons ATGGCTTCTTTTCTTCCCCACTCCAATGTTCTCAAGCAATCCGAGAACTTGAATCAAAATATCTTAGAGATAATACTCACCAAGCACTCAGGGGATTGTATTCAGGTCAAGgaccttaaaatatataacaaacagGCGGGACTATGTAATGAGAACTTTCAATCtgatattgttaaaataactGCAAAATTGTCAAATGATCAGGATCTTCATTTGATTTCAAAGGAAACAATGAACGGTGTTCCCATATGGATACGGTTGCTAGCAGCCATTCATAGACCGTTCTATAAAGAGGCCCATTGGTATAGTGTGTCGCTTCCTCTCCTATCTGCCAACTGGCCATTTATTGCAGAGCTTGCACCTCAATCCTACTATGTCTACATAAATTCAGACTTATCTCTGAAGAGATCATGGTTTTGTCGGAACAAAGATATCAGACCAACAATGATACAATTAAAATCAGAAAAAGGTATAATACTTCTTGAAAATGTCACGGAGAAGAAAGGAGATGAAAG atttaaaaaaattgatgtgaCATCGTCGATTGATATTGAAATTGCAAAATCTGCATTAAGGTCTATGGGACATTTCCATGGTATTTGGTGGCAGTTTTTGAATCGAAAAAACACAAAAGTGACATATAAACCTAATCTTACTCCATCAGACTTTGAGCATAATTTCAAGACTAACGATAGTTCTGccggttttaaaaaaatgtttaagccACTTATGAAAATGTACCAAAAggttttaattaatcatttaccAGGGCCAGAGGGGGTATCGTTAGGCAAAAGAACTATGTCGTATTTTACGGGTGGAAAAATATTGGAAGTTTTTCAAAGATTGCTAACAATGACAGTCAAGGAACAAAGTATGTACAAGACTATGATGCATGGTgatttttggagaaataatttACTATATAGGCCCTCTGATAATCATGTACTAATGATTGACTATCAAGGTCTTACGATAGCTCATCCAGCGAGAGATTTTTGGTACTTTGTATACAGTTGTTCGGATAGGGATTGGAGACAAAAACATTTAGAGGACTGTAAGAAAGagtattttactattttcagCTCATATTTAAACGAGTACATGGATGTCAATTATGAAGCGTTTTCGGAAGAATTAGAAGAAACGAGGGGATTTGCTCTCATATACCCAATGATTGTTGAAATATTATCTAACTACCCTGAAGAAATCaatagaaattcattttttatgattgggaaggactataaaaaaatgtttaaggcGATTGTAACAAAAGAGACTGAGTCGGATCATCCAGGAGTCAAAAGAATCAGAAGAAGATTAATAGATACAGCACAGGATTTAGCagatttaagtataatttag